The following nucleotide sequence is from Pochonia chlamydosporia 170 chromosome 4, whole genome shotgun sequence.
TtacggacatggagtctggtgcattttgACGTCTGGTGACATTTTCCTTTCAGATCGGACGTGCAAAGGCACTGACGGTAGAGTACAAAATGTTTGTGGATTGCAAACCTAGCAGGTTCATTCAAATTTCAGCatttttcctttgtttggAAGGAAATGTCTTCCCAACATAAGTGTCAACTGGTAACTGGGAATATGACTGTGTACTGCGGGCTCTGCATTGGGTTCAATGAATGTGTTTGAAATGCCCATCATCGCCAGAGAAACCTCGCATTCGCTCTTGCACCCAAATTTGACATTGGACCCCAGTGCCGTTTTCAAGCCTCGTCCGCGCCTATTGGTGGAGCACTGGCCGTTCCGACCTGTTTTGAGTCTTTGCACCAGAGAAGAGCACCTGATGATAAATCGCGACCGTAATGGTTGAGGCAGCCAGTATGCCTTGGCGATAAATCTTCCAAAAGGGAGGCAGGCCTTCCAGTTATTAATACAAGCATATTTTGTGATAGCTCGGCATGGAGTATTCGCAGGTTGAGACGGAGTGGCGTCATACAGTAGTACTGATGGCCTCCAGACAACCATCATCCAATCATGTCAGTCGGTACCTGACTATCAAGCTTGATCATATACACTCAATGGCTGACGCTGTACCTGCAGTTAATTTTGCTGTTGGCAAATCTACGTTAAGTTGGCTGCTAGGTTCTCTGCTCCGCATGAACCACTTAAAACAATGTAATATTTGTCCAGTGTGGGATGCTAGGAGGTCATAATTGACCTTTTAAGTGGCAGATTGCTGGTGCCTCCAAAACAGGGCAGAGCCACCCGAGGCTGAGGAACTTTGGAAGGTGGCTGGAGCACTTGACCTCCAGCCTGGACGACATGGACCTTCAACCATCCACACTCAAGCCTCGTGGCTTTCCTCCATACTAATCTCATTATCATCATAGTTTGCTCGTCAGCAGGCGCAAACACTATTGTTAATCCATCTCAGGCCATGTAACAGAACGTTGAAGCCATGTCCGAccccttctctccaagggacttcatcctcggcatTGTTGCCGGCTCTGTCATCGCAGTCGCCCTCCTATCCTTCAGTACCTTCATTTTTCTCCGTACTAGCGACGTCTACTCCCTCGGCCACTGGAAACTTAATCTCAGAACCCCCATAAGCTCCATGTGGATGAACCTGGGATTTTGGTAAGAAGCACCCACCCTCAAGCTCAGAAGACATCAGTTCTCATCATGCTAGTCAAACCAAATCTGATGCGTGGCCAGGAAAACGAATGATGGACAGCCAATTGAACATTTTGACGAAGCAACGCGTGCTCTTTTAGAAAAGATGCTAAAAGCGGCCGGGCTGTGCGTAAATTCCGGCTCGGTAACTGATGATAAGTCTGTTGCAGTGCTAGATTTGGGATTTGGCTGCGGCGATCAGCCTATTGCGCTGGCCGAGTTGGTCAGCGCAGCAAAAAGGTCACAATTTCGCTACGTGGGCCTTACATTAGATGCAGCGCAGCTTCAAACTGCACAGAGAAAAGTCGACAGAACACTTGCACTTGGCAATCAAGGAGACGCGGCTGGACTGTCCCATGACTCGTTCAAGTTGTTTTGTGCCAATGCAGCAAAGCCCGAAACATGGGGTAGGCCAATTCGCATGTCCGTGGATAGCCTCGTGGCCGAAAATTTCACTGAACGCTGGCTCATGGCTTTGGATTGTCTATATTACTTCTCACCATCTAGACGCCCGACATTCAAGCTTGCTGCTAAGTCATTGGACGCACAACTCATGGCTTTCGATTTGATTTTAGATGAGGAGGCGTCTAGATGGAACACCCTGCTGGTGAGGCTGGTTGGAGTCATCATGGGCTGTCCTCTGTATACCTTCCTGACAGAGACCCAGTATAGAGAGCAGTTGGTTGAGTGCGGTTATGACTCGGCACATATTGAGATTTGTGACATTTCGGATCATGTGTTTTCTGGCGTTTCAGGGTTCCTGAAAAGGCAGGAAGCTGCACTGAGTCAGTACGGCATTTCGTTGGGCGGCTACAAACTCGCCGGGAGGCTGTTTGAGTGGTTCGACAGAACGAGAGTCGTCCGAGCCGCCATTGTGGTTGGGCGAACAAAGGGCGAAGCCGAATAGCTTATGGTGAAGTCATGAACAACGTGGTCTTGCACTGCCAGGTAGGATAGGACAGACGTGAATGGAGCTATTGTGCTTGCAGCCGGCATCCTGGTCATGCAACTGCCGCCTCTCTTCTTGATCGGACCTACATCACGAGTCAACAACTAACCGTCGGATTTCGCAATGGCTTTCAGCAAGTCTGGTCACGTTTCACACCTACTGCGCCGCGGAAGCCGCGTTGTGGCTTCGGATGAATCTACAGAGATGGACATGACTTCCCGTTCCCCAAACGCCAAGTGATCGTGGGGTAACACACGCACACAAAAGAACACATGCATTAGGTAGATCCAGAAACCTGGATGTCAACCAGCTAGCTGGGGAAGATCGCCTAGCAGCTCTAGAGTGCGGCTTGACTCACTTGACAGACCTGCCGTGGGCTTGACCCTTAGGAGCGGGAGTTGAGCGGCCGATGCCGAGACATCCTAAGCCCAACTTGCATCAAGGTTAGGCTGGACACAAATCAACTAGGAGCTCAATTTGCGAGCAGCGGCGGCCCTATTCATAAACAAACCGAGGCAGTCAAAGGATTCATCAAGGGGCAGTCAAGGTATTTGGCTAACAAAGACCGTTCCGCGGACAAAGCGGTGAGACTGAAGTGGATTCTCGTCATCAATCCCTTCATCCGTTCAACAAGGAAGGCGCCAATGCTCCATGTTACCATCTGCTGTTGGATTAGCTTCTCATGAATGGCATTGTGTTCATTGGGGTGGTTGATAGACTGTGGCGTACGACCACCAGAACGCCTTCGTTGACGGAATGGTACCTGTTGATCTCTGTTGGTTGTGACAAGAACCCATGGTGGGCATCGGTTTGGCAGGATCGTTTGGCCAGGGGTCCGTCTTACACAAACCCATGGGATCAACCACAAGGCCCGAATAAACTTTCTACATTGGAGAGCTGGGCCAGGGGTATTGGATAGGATTCAGGTGAAGCCCCTCATTTGATGGAACGGTTCATATATTGGATTCTTCGAACCACTTCAAGGAATTGCTTCCAATccagtacggagtatgtcAGCAACAATTAGTTCCAGCGCGACACTAAGAATGTTGCGGACTTCACCAAACATCTACAGCTACATTCCACCAGGACGACAACCTCTGTTTCGATGTTGATTCGTCGTTTTTGCCGTGCAGCCACATTGTGTCTCCAACTAGTGCTGCGACGCAACGTGGATGGCGTGCagccttcttgtcctcgTGGGTGGGAAAATTCGCCGAGTGGAGTGCGCTGAGAAACGGGTCAGCATCCGGGAAAGTGCTTAGCAATTGTGACACGTGCACGGGGATTCTAGGGTATAGGAATGTAAGTGAGCCGATGTTCACGGTTGAGTGTAGGCTGATCGtgttcttgatgttggctgaCTCGACTCCAAAATTGAGCGGTGTGCCGTTTGAACTAGAGCGTGATGCATATGAGGCATGGAAATGGACTGAGCCTTTCATCACAAAGTCCGGAGTTACCAATCAAAAGAAGTTGAGAACTACTCTATGAGTTGGTAATTGCTCTCTTGGAGTGAGCTCACATGTTAGAGAGTACCACCCACTGGTAATACTAGGCATGTCGACTACCCTACTCCAGGAGCAAAAGGATGCTACGCCATGGGAAACAGCCCTGGATTGCCTCTGTGATCCTTTGATTCCAGGAACCAACCATTGGTTACATGCTAGGATATTTGGACACCATGTCTCTAGAGGATGAATATATGTTACTATGCCGGTGAATTCGTCATGATCTCTTGTACGAATCCATGAGGAGCAGTGATTTGGACTATTCAACCTTATTATTTCACCGAGTTACAAGGAGTATGCCGTTGCTTGTTCATCTCCGGCAGTCATGCGGAGGTGTAGATGCCGCGATTTGCGCAGAACTCTGCAACAGCTCGAGTTGAAGAGCCCTAATTACGTGTCAATGGGTCTATATCACTGGATAATAAGTTAATCTGCCAAGAATATTTGAGTTGTCACAACTTCGGAGACGCCAGTGGAGGAAGGGGACCGTCATTCAGGCCAGGTCGTGGATCATGTGCCATTGCCAAGTTACAAAATGGCCAATGGTGATGGATCTTCAACGCGTTTTGATGGAATGCCACACGGACCTTGACTTCTGGCATACATTAGTTTCTGGAAGATCCATGATGACGTTGGCTGGGACGTACCGGAATAGACGGAGTATGCTACGTGGTAGATGTTCTCCTCACACGGCGAGTACGCTAGACTCTACGGAGCAGCAGGACGAATAGTTAGAAGTGACTCAACGAAGCTGTTGAAGACCGACTCGCATATGCCCAGAGATCTTTGGGTATACCACAAGAAgcttccatccatcccacTGGGCTTTGACCGAAGGAATCCCGGTGCTAGAGAAATCCGCCTTTTACCGATGATTTGACTTTCCTGTTTCGGTGCTTGGGCCTGCATTTACATCAGCGTGACTATGCTTGACACTGCGGTATGCCGAGAGGCAGGTAGGTATATGGTCACAGGATATCGTTATGGAGTTTGTATATATATCAAGTTGCGTCCCTCAGATTTCGAAGTCGTTTCGAATTGTCAACAATCGCAAGCCAGCAACTTCTGGACAGCTTCTTGTCCAAGCTACTATCAAAGTTTCGCGGCCATTACATTACAATGCGCGTTCTATCACTGATTACCGTCCTCTTGGGGGCAGCTTCAGCTACCCCCTCGCCGCTCCTAGCAAGGGCGGTTGACGAGGGTTTCACCATTGCCAATGCTGGCGGTGCCGAAGATGTCGTCATTGGAAAGGAGAATATGCTCAACGGCACGTATCACAGTGACGAGACAGCAACAGTCAGCGAGGCAGACTTTGGAGTAGCTGCTGCGAAGTTGCCATTCAATCTagtcaacaactttggcggcggcgcagTCAAGGCATACATCGCAGGCCTAGATGGCAACGGAAAGGTCGTTTTCGTCAAATCCGACGGCAGCCTTTTATACCCCAGTTCACGGGGTTCTGCCGTCCCGGTCGAGATTaacaacaatgacattgccatcaacttgcCTGGCCGTGGTCAAACCTTCAAGATCAGCCTGCCTATTCCCATCCACTCTGGCCGTGTCTACTTTGCTGCTGGCCAGCTGAAGTTTTTCATGGTCAAGATCCCCGGCGGTGATGGACTGGTTCAACCCTCCGTTGCAAACTTGAAGGACCCAAGTGTTGAAACCAACTGGGGTTTCGTTGAGTTCACCTACACCAAGGAAGGAGCTATCTATGCAAACATTAGCTATGTTGATTTCGTTGGCTTCATTCTCAGCATGTCACTGTCCGCCAAGGATGGCACCCCCAAGCAGCTGACCAAGGGCTTGGACAGCAACGCCGTGACAGCCatttgcaatggcttgtCAGCCCAGTCCAAGAAGGATGGCCGCAACTGGAAGGCCATGTGTATTGCgaacaagtctggtgcgCCGATTCGCGTCCTGTCTCCCCAAAACTACAATGTGGTTAAGCCTGCCGACTTCAAGAACTACTGGCAGGGATACGTCGACAAGGTCTGGAGCAAGTACAGCAGCAGCCCTCTTGTCATTGATACTCAGATGTCCGCCAAGAAAGTCAATTGCCGAGTCAAGGGCGCTCAAATGTCCTGTGACGGCGATAACAAGCCCTATAACAAGCCCACTGCCGGAGATATCTGGGGCTGCGACAGCGGTACCTTTGGTAAGACGGGCGGAGAAAACCAGGTGCACTTGGCTGTCATTGCTCGTCTATGCGCTGCCTTTCACCGATCTACTTTGCTGGTTAAGGACGGCAATGTCCAGCCAAAACTTAAAGCCTCTGGCTACTACAAGGAggagccaaccaaccactACAGCCGCCTTGTTCATCTGCACGAGGTCGATGGTAAGGGATACGCCTTCCCGTACGATGATGTCAATCCTGATGGGGAGAATGCCTCTGGCGTCGTCTCGTCCGGTCGCCCAGATACCTTGACCGTCTACTTTGGTGCTCCTCCCAAATAAGTAACGGTCGGGATATCTCTGGAAGTTTGGTTGTGTATAGTCACCACAGATTGCTCATCTTTTATGCGGTTAGGGCAATGTCGAGCCCAAGGATCAAAGGGAATATGTACTGGAATTGGTATGCGAATTTTGAATAGACCTGTCCATAGCACCTGTAGCTTTTGTTAAAAAGACCTCACATCTCGTTTACTTTGGTTGGTGTCGTTCACTGTATGTTTCGTGTTTCGCCTTGTCCAAGGGTCTGAGCCGCAGGGAAAGTCTATGCCTATGGTGAGTGTAAACAGTTTCTTTCAATGTGCCGGTGCCGAATCGAGCAAGGGTTCGCGTGATGTGTCGGACGGAGTGTGTTGTTTCCGGTATCTGGTTTCACTTGGTGACACCTTGAGTGTAGTGGATGTGAAGCtggcagaaacaaaagatggAATGAACACGGCTTAGCATCACCAAATGTGTTGAGATTGCCATTCCACAGATTGAATCGCCACCAATGGGGGTGGTCTTTGATAAAGCTACAAAGAGCCGTGCATTGTGTCACTGAGTAGCGCTGTTGAAAAGCATTGAGGACAGGTCAGGTTCGATTTCATCGACGTCAAAATTGACAGTGCAGCAACCTCACCACACCGGCAGGTCAAGTCGTTGTCTGTATGCCATCCAGCGACTCAAAGGCTCAAAATGGAGAGAATTGGAGGAAGGATCTCTCCGAAACGCTAGCCTGTTTGCGGTCAGAATTCAATAAATACAGGTCCACTGCTTGTTGCAGCCTCTGCACCAGATTTTGGACCAGAttgtccagatgtcgtcaATGTGCGTCCGATGCTGCGACATTCTGCTCTGTATCTGGCGTGTGATGAATACGAGGAGTGCCTTGTCCGGCTTGGACTTTAATCTGCCACAGCCAGGTAATTGGATCGGCAGTTCCCAAAAGGCAAATATGCACTTTAAAGGAGTCGTAACCCTCCTGTTGGTGGCGATGAATGATCTACAACTGTGCATCTCGAGAGTCCCAGGCATGGAGAATGGAGTGCAGAGTCCAGACCCACAATCCAAGACCCATTCAAAGCCATTGCCCTTCCAATCTATCAAATCCAAGGGGTCGTGAGGAGTTGGCAAGACAATTGTGttttcccttttcttttctcagATCAATTCGTAAAATTGGTATGCCCATGTTGTGGAACATcaaaaggaaagaagagaagccaaGGCAGCGGGCGAGCCCAAGTcccagcttcaatgttctcccCGGTCGTAGATCTGGGCGCCAAGTCAATCAATATTGCACGTATCGCCAGGAGTCTCGGCACGGGACAACCAAATGCTGCTTTCTGTCACAAAGCAACAGGCTAGCAGCTCGTCTCATGCCTTCCGTGTGTTCTCCGTAGAGCCATGTCTTGCCGCGAAACTGCATTGCGTACTCCATACTGTGTCGACCTCATTGTGGGATAATTATGGATCGGTGGCTGTGAGAGGCTCGTATAACGCTCAATATCCAGGGCGCCAGCACTTGACACAGCACGCCATGAACTCCGAACCAAACCGTTGGCGGGAGCGAATGATTCTGGACCTTGTTAGCCAGTGGTTACGGGTCAATTGCCCTGATGCCAAACATGGACTTGAGCGAAACGCTTCCAGAGCACGCACGCGCGGCCACACGAGACCCtcccaaccagacatggaccagactcatgCAGCCAAATGAACTTTAGTTGAGTGGCTCCCGTTGACTCGAcggtccagatgtcgaatGCACCCACCCGCCGTTATGGGCCATTGACATCTTTCGATGTTGGCGCCAGTCCATCGTGGGACTTTGATGGGGTGACGGGGACGGAGGGCCGTTTTGCGTGGGCAGACTTGAGGGGTCCAGTCGATTGAAGATTGGTGAGCATTGAATTTGACTTGACAGTTGAGCGGAAAACCTGTGGCTAGCAGCCAACGGTCGCTAAAAATGGCAGCTCCCAagcaaccagttgacatccaCTGGCTGTTCCACTGGTATGTGGCGGTTACAGGGGGGTGGGGCCCCTGTCACTTAACTGGAGCCCTGTTGCCCTAGTCAATGCTTGGTtcaacattgctgttgcACTTGGACGAATTCGAGCTCGATGTGAAGACAAGGACtggatgttgtggatgttcTGGATGTCCCACATCAAAAGTTGTGTTGgttgcgttcaatgttgtgccCCTGGGCCTGTGCTTTGGTagtgtcaagtcaaggtgTGTGTCGgtgcctgtgcctggatCAAACGTTGAGCTCCAGTCAATCCAGGCAATCTGTTTCGGTCTTTCCCCAGCCTGCACAAAGCTTCCCGATGTCCATGTTCACGCTTCCAGTCTTCAGAGTTCGGTTACTCTTCAATATTCCACACTGTGGTTTCTTCTCCACCTCGTTTCACACGAAGGTCGTCAAAGGCATTGAAAATGGCTGGTTGAATGAATGCTCACTGCCGCCCTTTCATTGTACCATGTCCTTGTCCCTGTTCATGTACTGTGCGGCCCGATTGTACCAGACAGAGAGTGTCTTCATATCTGTCGATGCTTCCATCCAACCATTCCAGGTACATGTACCCTGATTgctccagtccagtctggtcctctTTCGCCTTCCCTTCTTGCTTCTTTATCCCCGTCCCTTGCCGCCACCTGCCAATACCccaaccacttccaccaaCTCAAGTCGCTCGTTtcgccaccagacatttaTCAAGCTGCCAACCTCCACTGCCCGACATCTTACATCTTCAGACAATCGTTTTTAGTTCCATTCTCTTCCCCTACAGCGATTCGGTGTAGATAAATTAGGGATTTCTTCCCTTCATAGTGGTTCATTGCTCTGGGAAAACACACTCACCTGAATCTCGATATCTAAATCACGGTACACAGTCACACAGCAATCATGTCGTTCGCCAAGAAGTTGGACCGCGCCGTCCAATGGGCTGGTGAAAAGATGGGCTCAGAAGCCAAAACTACACATTCAGACGAGTTCCAGAGGTTAGAAGCCGAGATGACGCTTCGCCAGGATGGTTTGTTGTGCCCCAATGCATCCCCAAACTCGCTTGCTCATGCCTCTAACACAATTGGGATTATAGGAATGGAAAGCCTACACAAAGCGACTACCGCTTACTCCAAATGGATCTCTCGTCGATGTGATGCATCTGAAGACAAGAGCAGATCGACGCCAACCACCGTCCTCGGTCGTGCCATGGTAGCCCATGGTAACGATTTTGAGCCAGAGTCAGAATTTGGCAACTCTCTTGCAGCTGTTGGCCGAGCCAACGAGCGCATTTCCAATCTTCACAGCAACTACGCAGAGGATGTCAATGCCAATTGGCTCCACCATCTGGACCGCAATGTCGCCATGATGAAAGAGTATCAAGTACGCTTCACCCCCTTCAGCTGCGACCGACAACATGGTCGTGTATACAATCCTCTTTTACTAACTGTCCGAATTTCTAGGCCGCTCGCAAGAGGCTTGAAGGCCGGCGTCTCGCCTACGATACTAGTGTTGCCAAAATGCACAAGGCTAAGCGTGATGACTTCCGTATTGAGGAAGAAATGCGTGTCAGCAGAACAAAATTTGACGATGCTAGTGAGGACGTCATGCGTCGTATGCAGGACATTCAAGACGCCGAGGCGGAGTCGATTAATGCACTTAACTCATTCCTTGAGGCCCAGCTCAATTACCACGAAAGAGCTGCCGAGGAACTTCGACGTGTTCGTCAGTCAATTGTTGAGGGTGGTCGATCAGATTCTCCAGTCATGGAAGACGCTCGCATGTCCCGCGTTCGTTCCAATACCTCTCGGTCTTGGCACAATACGAGGCAAGTTTCTTCAGAGCAACTGAGCCCGACAGAAAGACTCCCGATCCGACGCTTGGCAAGCTCCCAAGCCGcacctccccctcctctgCCAGCACCGTCTCAAGATCCACGGCAATCATTCGTCCGAGCAGCTACATTTGGAGCACGAACTCCGTTAGCATCGGCAGGCGCTAGAGTACCATCCCTGGCCCGTACGGCCACTGAGACGAGTTCCCACACCAACCACTCAGAAGACGTATTCCGAGACGATGAATCAACTGGCAGTGGCGATGGAAGTGTTGGATGGGGCAATCGTAGTGCGAGTTCCGCTACCAGCTACGACAGTCTTTCTCGGATCACTAGCGGGCATGAAACCAAAaaggctcctcctcctcctccacccgTGAATAGAGCAAAGAAgccccctccaccaccgGTACCAGCTAGACGGGCTCATTTGGGGCAGCACTGAGAGGCGACCTGCTGGTCGGGCGCAGCAGCGTTCTAGATATCGCTTTAACAGCTTGATGCTGGTAATGAGTTGGCGCGCGAGGAAACAAGGAATAAAATATGGAGTCTATGTATACCATTTTGTTGCAGGTGCCCACAGTGGCCTTATGAGAAACGACCAAGTTGATAGTTTATTGACACATTTACAACATGTTTGCGTCAACTTTTGAAAGAATGAGAGCTCTTAAACTAGATATCATCGTAATAAAGCACGCCCAGCATCAAATATGGGTTGGAGTGGTTAAACTTTTGACGAAAAGGACATGACGCGAATCTAGCGCCTAATCACGTGAGGCTTGAACCAAGAAGCTTGAAGCTCTTCGCTCGAAGCTCCGACCGGAACACCTCACAACCGCCCAGCTTTACGAACGGCATCTGCTGACCAGGCCATTCTAAGGAAGTACAAGCTCTCTTTTTAATCTAACCCGGTCTCCCATATGTAACCATGGCCACCGAAGATGAGCGATACCGGCAGTCAAGCCAATTTAAGCTGTGGTCCTTCTCACCAGCTAGCTTGCAGGAATTGCGCGAGAAGACAAATTCCTTGGCGAAACAGCAAATCACACCTCGGATAGACCCCGTCCCCGACTTTCTAACGCCAGAAGAGGAATCTCAACTTGTCAAATTCTTCACCATTGAGCTCATCCGAGCCGCCCAGTTCTGTGAACTGCCTACCGAAATTCGATCAACAGCGGCGATCTTTCTACGACGATTTTACATCACTAACTCTGTTATGACGTACCCCCCGACCGAGCTACTTAAAACATCTTTATTCTTTGGGTGTAAAGCAGAAGGCTTTTACATCAGGCTTGCTAAGCTGGCTGAGAAATTTCCAAACACGACGAGCGACCAGATTCTTGCTGGCGAATATTTACTATGTCAGGGCATCAGATTTGCGTTTGATGTACGGCATCCGTTTAGACCTCTGGAAGGGGCTATCTTACAGCTGAGAATGAGGCTTCCGGATGAAGAAACGAGGATAACCAATGCCCATCACAAGGCCCGGGAGATCCTCAAGTTTAGCGCGTTAGTCACGGATGTGTATTTCCACTTCACGCCCAGTCAAATCATGCTTGCTTCGCTATTGATGGTAGACTCGGGACTTGTGGATATTCTGCTGCCCAAGCCAGCGGAGGATGGTAAATTGGATGGAGACAAAGCTACTGGTATACATACGGATATCTATGAAAAGATCATGACCACTGTCGAGAGCTGCCGTGCCATGCTGGAAGACGAGCCGCCGGAAAGAATGACGGAATACTGGGGGACCGTAAGTTGAAGCCAGGGATAATACAAGTGATTGTGCTGATGACTAATGGATGAACAGCCGGAGATTGTCAAGTCCATGAAGccactgaggaagaagcttcaaCGATGCCGAGATCCAGACCGAGCTGACCTGGTTGCTTTGCAACGGGCACGACGCGAACAAGCTGTTGCGAAACCTAAAAAGCCGACTGGTACAAACGACGGAGCAGTTTTTGGTGATGCCGAGTCCAGAGACCCCAAACGGCGGAAAGTTACTGGCACAGACGACATGTTTGGTCCGGCGCTGGGACAatgatggcggtgatgcAATGATCACTGATCATTAGCTGCCATATTGTTGCTGGTAGCACAATCGAGAAAAAAAGAAGATATATTCGCCACGGCTCAACATTCCAGCAGGACGTCCTCGTCTGACAAAGAGACCGTGCACATCTGGGACAGGATATTGCCCTGCGCTGTGCTACGACCTACTATGGTTCGCTTGAGCCAGAAGACTGGTGCCCGAGGCAAACTCTATCAAATCATATCATAGCATTGCTGCTCAACTCTACAACTTTGTTTCCGGCTTCTGGAGTCGAATCTTGTATAGAGTAGCCAGCGAGGGCAAAGATCTAATTCCGAACGAGATATGCCTTTGCATATTTGAGAAAAGGGATTAAAACCAGCGTCTATACGAACTGTGATTATAACACGACGGGGTGGCCAAGAGGACATTTCGGTATTAACGAGGCTGAGGAGGCCGAGAAGAGCGGCGACCCCAGACAATGCTACGGAGGCTAGGACAACAAGATTATACGAGCAAAAGTATAGAACCACATTTAAGCAAATCAGATGGAGAATTTTCTGGTGGTTGCGCATCAGAATTGATGGACGTTTGTCACACAAACAACGTGCGACGCATCCCTATTTGATCGCAGAGGCATGCATCATCGCTCATGCAAGCGTTTAACGGGCTTGGCCGTTTACTTCAACCCTAAAATAGACTACTTTACCACTCGACCCTTCTCCGTGCGACTGGATGTTTGTTTTTCCATGAACAGGACATTTGTATCCAGCGAAGACACAGGTGCCGGAGACCGAGATGCTGCCGGGCCAGCTCGGCATTACAAATGCAGACCGTAGTCGTGACTTGGCTTAGCATACTCAAACTTCACAACTCTGCATCCTTGCTGTCGCACGTGTCGAGGAATGCTGCCCCGATGGACCACCTTTGCTTACTGCGCCCGGTTGCTGACGGCCAGTGACGCCCGACATTTACGAGTTCAAACGTTCGTAGGATCACCGGCTTTGTTTTTTGCCATGGATGACATTGGGCTGCCGAGAGGCGGAAACCTCAGAAGCGCCTATGAAGGCTCTTGACACAAGTTTACACCGACTCAGTACGAGACTTATACCCTATTGGGTATGCAGCTGCTTGTAGCACATGGCAAAGAAGGCATGCAGCTAGCGGCATATTCGACAAGATCTGCTGGAGAATTCTTTTAGGGGCGTTGAGTCTTTTTTGGTCTGGCAATTACACATCTCGAAACTTGTTTCCATTCCCAGCTGTTTAGTGTCTCGGAACACAACATGCCCAAGGGTTGATGGTCTCAATTATACAAACGAAATGGACATGCATCTCATTACGAAGTGTGCAAAACTTTA
It contains:
- a CDS encoding methyltransferase domain-containing protein: MSDPFSPRDFILGIVAGSVIAVALLSFSTFIFLRTSDVYSLGHWKLNLRTPISSMWMNLGFWKTNDGQPIEHFDEATRALLEKMLKAAGLCVNSGSVTDDKSVAVLDLGFGCGDQPIALAELVSAAKRSQFRYVGLTLDAAQLQTAQRKVDRTLALGNQGDAAGLSHDSFKLFCANAAKPETWGRPIRMSVDSLVAENFTERWLMALDCLYYFSPSRRPTFKLAAKSLDAQLMAFDLILDEEASRWNTLLVRLVGVIMGCPLYTFLTETQYREQLVECGYDSAHIEICDISDHVFSGVSGFLKRQEAALSQYGISLGGYKLAGRLFEWFDRTRVVRAAIVVGRTKGEAE
- a CDS encoding glycoside hydrolase family 64 (similar to Trichoderma reesei QM6a XP_006968670.1); its protein translation is MRVLSLITVLLGAASATPSPLLARAVDEGFTIANAGGAEDVVIGKENMLNGTYHSDETATVSEADFGVAAAKLPFNLVNNFGGGAVKAYIAGLDGNGKVVFVKSDGSLLYPSSRGSAVPVEINNNDIAINLPGRGQTFKISLPIPIHSGRVYFAAGQLKFFMVKIPGGDGLVQPSVANLKDPSVETNWGFVEFTYTKEGAIYANISYVDFVGFILSMSLSAKDGTPKQLTKGLDSNAVTAICNGLSAQSKKDGRNWKAMCIANKSGAPIRVLSPQNYNVVKPADFKNYWQGYVDKVWSKYSSSPLVIDTQMSAKKVNCRVKGAQMSCDGDNKPYNKPTAGDIWGCDSGTFGKTGGENQVHLAVIARLCAAFHRSTLLVKDGNVQPKLKASGYYKEEPTNHYSRLVHLHEVDGKGYAFPYDDVNPDGENASGVVSSGRPDTLTVYFGAPPK
- a CDS encoding BAR domain-containing protein (similar to Metarhizium acridum CQMa 102 XP_007815695.1) — its product is MSFAKKLDRAVQWAGEKMGSEAKTTHSDEFQRLEAEMTLRQDGMESLHKATTAYSKWISRRCDASEDKSRSTPTTVLGRAMVAHGNDFEPESEFGNSLAAVGRANERISNLHSNYAEDVNANWLHHLDRNVAMMKEYQAARKRLEGRRLAYDTSVAKMHKAKRDDFRIEEEMRVSRTKFDDASEDVMRRMQDIQDAEAESINALNSFLEAQLNYHERAAEELRRVRQSIVEGGRSDSPVMEDARMSRVRSNTSRSWHNTRQVSSEQLSPTERLPIRRLASSQAAPPPPLPAPSQDPRQSFVRAATFGARTPLASAGARVPSLARTATETSSHTNHSEDVFRDDESTGSGDGSVGWGNRSASSATSYDSLSRITSGHETKKAPPPPPPVNRAKKPPPPPVPARRAHLGQH
- a CDS encoding cyclin-related protein (similar to Cordyceps militaris CM01 XP_006674260.1), whose translation is MATEDERYRQSSQFKLWSFSPASLQELREKTNSLAKQQITPRIDPVPDFLTPEEESQLVKFFTIELIRAAQFCELPTEIRSTAAIFLRRFYITNSVMTYPPTELLKTSLFFGCKAEGFYIRLAKLAEKFPNTTSDQILAGEYLLCQGIRFAFDVRHPFRPLEGAILQLRMRLPDEETRITNAHHKAREILKFSALVTDVYFHFTPSQIMLASLLMVDSGLVDILLPKPAEDGKLDGDKATGIHTDIYEKIMTTVESCRAMLEDEPPERMTEYWGTPEIVKSMKPLRKKLQRCRDPDRADLVALQRARREQAVAKPKKPTGTNDGAVFGDAESRDPKRRKVTGTDDMFGPALGQ